One window of the Thunnus albacares chromosome 3, fThuAlb1.1, whole genome shotgun sequence genome contains the following:
- the gatb gene encoding glutamyl-tRNA(Gln) amidotransferase subunit B, mitochondrial isoform X2 — protein MGRRFYRRDCAPEQLVGVVGLEIHAQIHSNTKLFSGSSVRFSAPPNSLVSFLDASLPGTLPVLNRRCVEAAVMTGLALNCTINSKSLFDRKHYFYADLPAGYQITQQRRPIAVDGMLTYSFLGGKKRNQVMRKNVHIKQIQLEQDSGKSLHDDLRSQTLIDLNRAGVGLMELVMEPDMSCGEEAAAAVRELQLILQALGTCQGNMSEGQLRVDANVSVHRPDEPLGIRTEVKNINSARYLARAIDYEIQRQIDVLLRGGTVQNETRAYDSKLGETIPMRDKEGLQDYRFMPEPNLPPLIVYEDNASLPPGTDACQAVVVQKIRESLPELPSIKRDRLVQTYGILPEHSFTLVNEDGLVEYFEAVLKATKREPRKVIGWVTNELLGHLKQQDMSVSQSPVSPPALAELLELQETGHISSSVAKQVFQEMWRSSGKTAPQIIQEQDLGLVSDTAKLHSICQKVVDSHPDEVNAIRNGNKKVLNKLMGLVQKETKGRADPVLVRTILQEKTT, from the exons TGCTCCCGAGCAGCTGGTTGGCGTGGTTGGCTTAGAAATCCATGCTCAGATCCACTCCAACACCAAGCTGTTCTCTGGTTCTTCGGTTCGTTTCTCAGCACCCCCAAACTCCCTGGTGTCATTCCTTGATGCATCCTTACCTGGCACATTACCC GTCCTCAACAGACGATGTGTGGAGGCAGCAGTGATGACAGGACTGGCTCTCAACTGTACCATAAATAGCAAGTCACTTTTTGACAGGAAACACTACTTCTATGCTGATCTCCCT GCTGGATACCAAATCACCCAACAACGGAGGCCCATTGCAGTAGATGGCATGCTTACTTACAGCTTTCTTGGAGGGAAAAAGAGGAACCAGGTGATGAGAAAAAATGTCCACATCAAACAGATTCAGCTGGAGCAGGACAGCGGCAAGAGTCTCCACGATGACCTCCGCAGCCAGACACTCATAGACCTCAATAGAGCAG GTGTAGGTCTAATGGAGCTGGTGATGGAGCCAGACATGAGCTGTGGAGAggaggctgcagcagctgtcagaGAGCTTCAGCTCATCCTGCAAGCCCTGGGCACCTGTCAAGGCAACATGTCTG AGGGCCAGCTGAGGGTAGATGCCAACGTGTCCGTGCACAGACCAGATGAGCCGCTTGGCATCAGGACAGAGGTGAAGAACATCAACAGTGCCCGATACTTGGCCAGGGCTATAG ACTATGAGATCCAGAGACAGATCGATGTCCTGCTGAGAGGAGGAACGGTACAAAATGAGACCCGGGCATATGATTCCAAATTGGG GGAGACTATTCCTATGAGGGACAAAGAGGGTCTTCAGGACTACAG GTTTATGCCGGAGCCCAACCTGCCCCCTCTGATTGTGTATGAGGATAACGCGTCGCTGCCCCCTGGCACTGATGCATGCCAGGCGGTAGTGGTGCAGAAGATAAGGGAAAGTCTGCCAGAGCTACCCAGCATCAAACGAGACAGGCTGGTGCAAACGTACGGCATCCTGCCTGAGCACAGTTTCACTCTGGTG AATGAGGATGGACTTGTGGAGTACTTTGAGGCGGTGTTGAAGGCGACCAAGAGGGAGCCAAGGAAGGTGATTGGCTGGGTGACAAATGAGCTGTTGGGTCACCTCAAACAACAAGACATGAGTGTGAGCCagag CCCAGTCTCTCCTCCCGCCCTCGCTGAGCTGCTGGAACTCCAGGAAACGGGACACATCTCCTCTTCAGTTGCCAAGCAG GTGTTCCAGGAGATGTGGAGGTCATCGGGTAAGACGGCCCCGCAGATCATCCAAGAGCAGGATTTGGGACTTGTTAGTGACACTGCAAAGCTGCACAGCATCTGCCAGAAGGTGGTGGACTCGCATCCTGATGAG GTTAACGCCATCAGAAATGGGAACAAGAAGGTTCTGAACAAGCTGATGGGACTGGTTCAGAAAGAAACCAAAGGCAGAGCTGATCCAGTTCTGGTACGGACGATTCTACAGGAGAAGACTACATGA
- the gatb gene encoding glutamyl-tRNA(Gln) amidotransferase subunit B, mitochondrial isoform X1, which translates to MAASSGAASELLYNMKKHILILHPKVSCIVRRISTRSSRHYSQPQPRAKSAPEQLVGVVGLEIHAQIHSNTKLFSGSSVRFSAPPNSLVSFLDASLPGTLPVLNRRCVEAAVMTGLALNCTINSKSLFDRKHYFYADLPAGYQITQQRRPIAVDGMLTYSFLGGKKRNQVMRKNVHIKQIQLEQDSGKSLHDDLRSQTLIDLNRAGVGLMELVMEPDMSCGEEAAAAVRELQLILQALGTCQGNMSEGQLRVDANVSVHRPDEPLGIRTEVKNINSARYLARAIDYEIQRQIDVLLRGGTVQNETRAYDSKLGETIPMRDKEGLQDYRFMPEPNLPPLIVYEDNASLPPGTDACQAVVVQKIRESLPELPSIKRDRLVQTYGILPEHSFTLVNEDGLVEYFEAVLKATKREPRKVIGWVTNELLGHLKQQDMSVSQSPVSPPALAELLELQETGHISSSVAKQVFQEMWRSSGKTAPQIIQEQDLGLVSDTAKLHSICQKVVDSHPDEVNAIRNGNKKVLNKLMGLVQKETKGRADPVLVRTILQEKTT; encoded by the exons TGCTCCCGAGCAGCTGGTTGGCGTGGTTGGCTTAGAAATCCATGCTCAGATCCACTCCAACACCAAGCTGTTCTCTGGTTCTTCGGTTCGTTTCTCAGCACCCCCAAACTCCCTGGTGTCATTCCTTGATGCATCCTTACCTGGCACATTACCC GTCCTCAACAGACGATGTGTGGAGGCAGCAGTGATGACAGGACTGGCTCTCAACTGTACCATAAATAGCAAGTCACTTTTTGACAGGAAACACTACTTCTATGCTGATCTCCCT GCTGGATACCAAATCACCCAACAACGGAGGCCCATTGCAGTAGATGGCATGCTTACTTACAGCTTTCTTGGAGGGAAAAAGAGGAACCAGGTGATGAGAAAAAATGTCCACATCAAACAGATTCAGCTGGAGCAGGACAGCGGCAAGAGTCTCCACGATGACCTCCGCAGCCAGACACTCATAGACCTCAATAGAGCAG GTGTAGGTCTAATGGAGCTGGTGATGGAGCCAGACATGAGCTGTGGAGAggaggctgcagcagctgtcagaGAGCTTCAGCTCATCCTGCAAGCCCTGGGCACCTGTCAAGGCAACATGTCTG AGGGCCAGCTGAGGGTAGATGCCAACGTGTCCGTGCACAGACCAGATGAGCCGCTTGGCATCAGGACAGAGGTGAAGAACATCAACAGTGCCCGATACTTGGCCAGGGCTATAG ACTATGAGATCCAGAGACAGATCGATGTCCTGCTGAGAGGAGGAACGGTACAAAATGAGACCCGGGCATATGATTCCAAATTGGG GGAGACTATTCCTATGAGGGACAAAGAGGGTCTTCAGGACTACAG GTTTATGCCGGAGCCCAACCTGCCCCCTCTGATTGTGTATGAGGATAACGCGTCGCTGCCCCCTGGCACTGATGCATGCCAGGCGGTAGTGGTGCAGAAGATAAGGGAAAGTCTGCCAGAGCTACCCAGCATCAAACGAGACAGGCTGGTGCAAACGTACGGCATCCTGCCTGAGCACAGTTTCACTCTGGTG AATGAGGATGGACTTGTGGAGTACTTTGAGGCGGTGTTGAAGGCGACCAAGAGGGAGCCAAGGAAGGTGATTGGCTGGGTGACAAATGAGCTGTTGGGTCACCTCAAACAACAAGACATGAGTGTGAGCCagag CCCAGTCTCTCCTCCCGCCCTCGCTGAGCTGCTGGAACTCCAGGAAACGGGACACATCTCCTCTTCAGTTGCCAAGCAG GTGTTCCAGGAGATGTGGAGGTCATCGGGTAAGACGGCCCCGCAGATCATCCAAGAGCAGGATTTGGGACTTGTTAGTGACACTGCAAAGCTGCACAGCATCTGCCAGAAGGTGGTGGACTCGCATCCTGATGAG GTTAACGCCATCAGAAATGGGAACAAGAAGGTTCTGAACAAGCTGATGGGACTGGTTCAGAAAGAAACCAAAGGCAGAGCTGATCCAGTTCTGGTACGGACGATTCTACAGGAGAAGACTACATGA